In the genome of Candidatus Binatus sp., the window GTATTTGGTCGGGTCTTCGATTGCGCGCGACGGCGGCGCCATGGGCTTGCGGATTTTCGCGATCAATCCGCCCGCGCGATGTTTCTTTGGCTTGCGTTGAGGCATATGCCTACTCGGCGAAGCCGACAAAGCTCATCTGCAGGCCGGTCGCGTCACCGCCCGCTGCGCGCCGCGAAAAAAAACGATCGGATGCGCATCGAGTGCACGGACCGACGCTCGCAATGTTCGCGGCGGCGAGTCCCGCGCGTTCGAGCTGGTCGCGGACGACAGCGCGCAAGTCGATATAGGCTTTGCCGGGACGCCCTGCCCTCGTATGAATCCGCGCGCCGGCAATCTCACGGCCGAAGCGACGCCCAAGCTCGGCGTCAACCTCGAAACAACAATTGCCGATCGACGGTCCCATCGCGGCCGCAATGTCGGATGCGCAAGCGCCCATCTTGACCATCGCGCGGACGCCGGCGCCGACGATATCCGCAATAGTGCCACGCCATCCGCCGTGCAATGCGCCGGCTATTTTCCGTTTCGAATCGACCATCAGTATCGGCACGCAGTCGGCCGTGTAAACTCCCAGGATAACGCCGGGCTCGGCAGTGACGAGCCCGTCGCCGGCGGGGCGCAGCGCCGCGGTGTCGCGAGTCGCGGCGTGAACGACGTTGCCATGCACCTGGTTCAGGCTCGCCACCAGCTTCAGGTCCGGCGCCTCGCGACGCAAGCGCTCCCAGTTGGCATCGACGGCACGTTCGTCGTCGCCAACCCAATAAGAAAGATTCATCGAGGCGAACGCGCCGGTGCTGACGCCGCCGGTGCGCCCGACAAATCCGTGGCAGATCGAGGCGTCGGGCCATGCGCGAAGGATTTCGACGGGCTTCAAGTCGGGCGATGATTCGGTGAGGGTTTCCATGTCGAAGTGCTCGGCGGCGACGGTGCGGGTTGTTCGCTGGTCGCAGGATAACCTATAATTCTGATCTTTGGAATTTGAGGTTTTGGAGCGCCTATGAACGGATACGAATACCTGGTGGCGCGAAATCGCTTGATGCAACGGCTCAGCGAGGAACTGGCGCGGCTGGCGCCGATGCCGGTTACGGAACGCGACGCCGAAACCCGGCGCATCGAGGCGAAGTTCGACGTCCAGCTTGCCGAGTTGTACGCAAAAGTCGCCGGCGAATTTCCCGGCGAGCGCAAAAGAAAGGCGCGGCCGATCGTTGACCCTCGGTAAGTAGCTGGGAACAAGCTTGGATCGCTCAATCAGTATCCGAGGCGCGCGCACTCACAACCTGGCTGATATCTCGCTCGAAATTCCCCGCGACCGGCTGACCGTAGTCACGGGCGTGTCGGGCTCCGGCAAGTCGAGTCTGGTTTTCGACACCGTTTATGCCGAGGGTCAGCGCCGCTACGTGCAGAGTCTGTCGACTTACGCGCGGCTGTTCCTGGAACGGATGGAGCGGCCGGACGTCGATGCTATTTCCGAGATTCCGCCGGCGCTCGCGCTGCGCCAGAAGAACACCATCAAGAATGCGCGCTCGACGGTCGGCACCGTCACCGAAATCAGCGACTATCTGCGGCTGCTGTTCGCGACCGTCGGCCACACGATTTGTCCGCAATGCGGCGGCGAAGTGAGCCGCGACACCGTCGAGAGCGCAGGCGCGCGAATCCTCGATGAGCCCGGGCTCTACGTCGTGCTGGCGCCGTTCGAGGCGGGTTCGCGCTCGATTGCCGACGCGGCGGGCTACCTGATTGCCAACGGGTACCATCGCCTGTACGCCAACGACGCGATCACCGAGACCACGGAGTTCGCCGCGCGCGCAATCGCCGCCGAAGCGCAGAACGGTTCCGCGCCGCCGCCGAACAGTCCGATGATGGTCGTCGTCGATCGCATCTCGGTAAGCGGCGAAGGCGAAAGCGAACGCGTGCGCGAGGCGCTGGAAAAAGCCTTCTACCTGGGCGGCGGACGCGCGCGGGCGGTCCGCGTCGAGCGCGATAATGGCAATACGCACAGCGTCGGCGCGCTCGATTTCGACCGGCGCTTCAACTGCTCGCGCTGCGCGACGGCGTTTACTGAGCCGACCACGGCGCTGTTTTCGTCGAACAGTCCAATCGGCGCGTGTCCCGAATGCGAAGGCTTCGGCCGCACGGTCGAACTCGATCTCGGCAAGGTGCTTCCGAATCCGAAGCTGTCGATGCGCAATGGGCTGGTCGCGCCGTGGCGAACGCCTGCGTATCGGGAAATGAACGAGCGGATGCTGAAGCTGGCGCGGCGCAGAAAAATCCGCACCTCGGCGCCGTTTGGCGAGATGACCGACGAGGAGCGCGCCTGGCTGCTGGACGGCGACCCCGGTCCGCGGGCGAAATGGGACGAAGACAAATGGCCGGGGGTGCGAGGCTTCTTCAAGTGGCTGGAGGGCCGCCGCTACAAGACTCACGTGCGAATCCTGCTGGCGAAGTATCGCCGCTTCGTCACCTGCCCTGCCTGCGGCGGCGCCAAGCTGAAGCGCGATGCGCTCAACGTGCTGGTGGACGGCCTGTCGATCGCCGGCGTCGGGCGGCTCTCGATCCGCGACCTCGCCCTGTGGCTCGACAAGATCGGATCGATTCCCGAAGTCGCCACGCGCGCGGCGGTGGTGATACGCGAGCTGCGCAATCGCGTCGGCTACCTGGTCGAGGTGGGACTGGGATACCTGACGGTCGAGCGGCAGGCGCGCACGCTGTCGGGCGGCGAGGCGCAGCGGATTCATCTCGCCAGCGCGCTGGGCAGCCTGCTGGTCGGGACGCTGTATGCACTGGACGAGCCGACGGTGGGCCTGCACGCGGCGGACGCAAGGCGGCTGCTGGCGGTGTTGCACAGTCTGCGCGACTTCGGCAACACGGTGATCGTCGTCGAGCATGACCCCGCGATGATCGCGGGCGCCGACTATGTGGTCGAGCTCGGCCCGGGCGGCGGCAGCGAGGGTGGAGAACTGACGTACTCGGGTCCGCCGGCGAAGGCGAACCTTGACAGCATGGCGGCGTCGCCGGGACGCGTGCTGCTGATGCGCGCGCTGGCCAAGCGGCGCAAATTCACCAGGCGCGATCCCGCGATTCGAATCGCCGGCGCGCGCGAGCACAATCTGGCCGGCATCGACGCGGCAATCCCGGCGGGGCGGATGGTTTGCGTCACCGGAGTTTCAGGATCGGGAAAATCGACGCTGGTCGAGGACGTTCTGTATAACAATTATCTGCGCCGCTCGGGCAATACCTCGGTGGAGCCGGGCCAATGCGATCGGATCGACGGCTTCGAGCTGATCGGCGACATGGTACACATGGGACAGGAATTGCCGACGCGCTCGATGCGCTCGAATCCGGCGACCTATCTGAAAATCTACGACGAAATCCGCAAGCTGTTCGCTGCCAGTCCCGAAGCGCGCCGGCTGGGCGTGCAGGCGCGGCATTTTTCGTTCAACGTCACGGGCGGAAGATGCGAGAAGTGCAGCGGCACGGGCACCGTCACGATCGAGATGCATTTCATGGCGGACCTCGAGGTGAAATGCGAGGCGTGCGACGGCCGCCGCTTCCAGAGCCATATTCTCGCGCTCAGGCTGCGCGACTTGAACATCACCCAGGTGCTCGATCTCACCGTGGAGGACGCGCGCAGGTTTTTCATCCATCATCCCGCCATCGTCAAGCGGCTCGACGCGCTGATTGCGGTCGGCCTCGGCTACATCCGGCTCGGGCAGACCACCTCGACGCTGTCGGGCGGCGAGGCGCAGCGGCTCAAGCTCGCGCGATTTCTGCTGGCCGATCTCGAACCCGCGCCGGCCGGCGAACACGGGATGCATCTGCCGCGGATGTTCATCCTCGACGAGCCGACCACCGGGCTCAGCTCCACCGACATCAAGCGCTTGATCAAAGTGCTCAACCGGCTGGTCGCCGAAGGCAACACCCTGGTCGTGATCGAGCACAACCTCGAGTTCATCGCGAACGCCGACTATGTCATCGATCTCGGACCCGGTGGTGGCGACGAGGGCGGGCGGATCGTGGCGGCGGGCTCTCCGCTCGAAATCGCGGCGTGCGAGAAGTCCGAGACCGGCCGCGAGCTGCGGCGCTTGTTCGGATTGCCCGAACATGGCCGCCAGGCCCGCTCGGCTTTGCGCGCTGCCGCGGGAGCATAGCCGGGAGTATAGTTTGGTCAGTCGGCAAGGAGGAAATATGCGCGAATACAATCGTCTGACGCGGGGCGCAACCCAGCTCGGCTTCGTAGATGTGCTCACCGCGGTAATTCTGCTTGGGATTCTGCTTTACGCCGCGACCGTTCAATTTTCCGTGTACAACCGGCCGCCGGCCATCCCGATTTCAACCGGCGCTGCCGCGAGCCGCTAACTCCTTGCCGGACGCAGCACCATTGCAGGGCGCGATAAAGGAACGCCTCGATCGTTATCTCGTGCGGACCGGCCTGGCGTCCTCGCGGCGCGTTGCGCAGGAGCTGGTCGAGCGCGGGATGGTGCGAATCAACGGGCGGCGCTCGAAGAAAAGCGAAATCGTCGGCGCCGAGGATCGGGTTGAAGTTGCCGCCGCGGATCGCCACGCGGCAATCGAGCCGAACGCCGGCCTGGCGCTCGAAGTTATCCACGAAGATGCGGCCGTGATCGTCGTGAACAAACCCGGCGGCGTCCCCTGTCATCCGATCCAGGCGGGAGAGCGCGACACTGTCATGAATGCGGTCGTCGCGCGATTCCCGGATACCGCCAGCGCCGGCGAAAAGCCGCTCGAAGGCGGACTGGTGCATCGGCTGGACAATGGCACTTCGGGCGCGCTGCTGATCGCGCGCAATCGCGGCGCGTTCGAGAAACTGCGCGACGCGATTGCGGCGGGACGAATCGTGCGTCGCTATGAGGCGCTGGTCGCCGGATCGCTCGAGCGCAAGATTCAGATCGATGCGCCGATCGCGCATCACGCCAAAAACGCGCGCAAGATGGTCGTCGGCGATCCCTCCAGTGCCAGTCCTAAACGCGCCGGGCGCGCCGCCAGTACGCTCGCCGAGCCAATCCGGCGCGTGGGCGAGTTCACGCTGTTGTCGGTCGCGCCAAAGACCGGCAGCCGCCATCAGATTCGCGTGCATCTGGCGAGCCTCGGCCATCCTATAGTTGGCGACACGCTTTATGGCGGCCCCGCGATCGCGACGCTCGCGCATGGGCGCTTCTGGCTGCATCTATGCGAGGTAGCGTTCGACTCGCCGGCGGTCGGTCACGTCAAAGTGATTGCGCCTATTCCGCCGGACTTGAAGAAGCTTATCGACTAGCCCGGAAGCAGCACGGCCGCCAGCGCCTCAGTTGCAGGCGCATCGCGTGCATTGGGTCGCCAGCTGCGTTGTCTGCGAGCGTTGCAGGAGAAAAGATTGTCCCACCGAGGTTGACACCTGCGCGCGTTGCGTGAACGCGGTGCCATTGTAGAGCGTTGGCCTTTGCTGGTTCAGCGTGGTTCCCTGCGCCGGGATGTACGCCGACGGCGCGTTCGCGTTCAGCAGGTAGTTGGCGCACTGCCCGCGCGCAGACTGGCTGGCAAGCACATAGCTCGGCGACGAGACGACGCCCGCCCATTGGGTCGCAATTCCCGGCGCCGTACAGGTGCATCGAAATGCGCGCGGCGTCGGCGCCGCGGATGCAACTGCTGCAAGCGTAGTCCCGGGCGCCGGCGCCAGAGCAGGCAGCGCTCCGATCGTCGCGAAGGCTTGTGGCTGACCGGGAGCCACAGGTGCAGTCAGTGGCACTGGTCCCGGCGCCGCGGTAACTTGCGCCAATGGCTGCCGCGAGAGTCTTGACTCGCTCAGCGCCAGCATAAGGATCGGGGACACGATGAGTACTGCGATTACCAGCCTGACAGCGCGCATACCATCTCCAGTTGCGACTCGCGAAAAAGTCCGGCCGCCTTCGATGCCGCAAGACAAGGCGGGCGGCCTTGGCTATAATCGCGGGCTAATTGGCGCCGCGCAAGCGCTTCAGTTCGATTCGGCGCTGGCAAATCGACCCCAAACTGCTGAGTCAAATTGTGTAATCGGCGCGCGCGGAAGCGGCGGGCCATCGCCGGCGATGGCAACAGTACCAAGGAGGTTCGTTTGTATGTCGAGAAATAAATGGGTGTCGTTTGCGATGCTGGCTATTTCCGTGCTCTTGCTCGGAGCCTCGATCGGATTCGCCCAGGATCAGCTCAAGGTGACCGGCTCGCCGCCCACCACGCCGTTGCCGCCGCCGAATCTGACCGGACCGATTCAGATGCAGTCCCTGCCGGTCGGGCCGCAGACGCCGCCGCAGGCCAGCGTGCCGCCCAGCGCCTCCAACCAGTTCGAGCATCACGATGATTTGTTGAATCTGCCGCGCATCTTCGCGCATCAGTGGTCGCTGACCCGCGAGATCGCGCCCGAAAACGTGATCAGCCAGCGCTACCTGCGCTCCGAAAGTCCCACCGCGCGCGGCCTCACGCTCAAGGAAGCCATCTACATCGCGATGCAAAACAACCCGTCGCTGAAGGCCGCCGAACTCGACCCGGTCGCCTCGATGGAAACCGTCAGGGAGGCCAACGGAACCTTCGATCCGAACCTTACCGCGCAGGGTGACGTCGAAAAGAGCGTCGTGCCCGTCACCTCCCCCTTCCAGACCGGTGCCGCCGGCGGGTTTGTGCAGAAATTTTATGATTGGAACTTCGGCCTCAACAAAGTCTCCTCGGTCACCAATGGAACCTGGGGCGTGACCTTCAACAACGATCGCGCGCTGTCGAATTCGCTCTTCGCCGGCGTCAATCCCGCTTACACGCCCAGCCTCGAACTCTCGCTCTCGCAGCCATTGCTGCAGAACTTCGGCTGGCAGTTCGCAACCATCAACGTCCGGATCGCGGAGTCGGGGCAGAAGCAGGCGCAATGGACTTACGGCCAGGCGCTGCAGGATTTCGTGCAGAAAATCGGCGGCGATTACTGGAACGTCGTGCTCGCCGAGGAAAATCTCGAGGTCGCGCGCGCCGCGCTGACCTTCAATCTCGACCTGGTCCGCCAGAACGCCATCAGCGTCAAGGTCGGCACGCTTGCTCCCATCAATCTGCAGGAAGCGCAATCGGCGGCCGCCACCGCCGAGGCCAACGTGTACACCGCCGAAGCCAACCTGAAAAATTCCCGCACCCAACTGCGCCAGGACGTGATGCTCAATCCGTACCGCACCTTCATCCCCGAGGAGATCCAGCCGCTCACGCGGCCCAATCCCCAGGAGCAGATCGTCGTCGATGAGGAGCGGGCGCTGGAGCTCGGCGTGCAGTACCTGCCTTCCCTGGGCAGTATGCGCGAGGCGATTCGCGACGCTTTGCTGCAGGTGAAATACTCGGAGAACCAGGTCCTGCCGCAGCTCAACCTCGGCGCGCAATTCGGCCTGACTTCGGTCTCCGGCTTTACGCCTTGCATGAAGCCTCTTGGCGTACCCTCCCCGGGGAAAGCAGGCAGCGGGAATTGCACTCCGGCCGGTTACGCTCTGGACGCGGGCAGCAAGGCGCCGTTCGGCGGAATCTACGGCGACTCGCTCGATCGCCTGTGGGGCTTCAGCTATTACAACTACGCCGCCGTGCTGACGTTCCAGATGCCGCTGGACAACGCCGTACCGCGCGCCGCTCTGGCGCAGGCTCGCGTACAATACGAGCAGCAGCGGGTGCTGTATCGAGCGGCGCTGTCGCAGGCGGTGGTCAATGTGGAGAGCGCAATCTCTAATCTGTATGCCGATCAGAAGCGCGCCGCCGCGACTGCCTCGGCAACTTACTACGCTCGCCAGGCGCTCCACGACGAGCAAGTGATGTTCCGGGTCGGAATGGCGACCACGCACGACCTGCTGCAATAC includes:
- the uvrA gene encoding excinuclease ABC subunit UvrA, which gives rise to MDRSISIRGARTHNLADISLEIPRDRLTVVTGVSGSGKSSLVFDTVYAEGQRRYVQSLSTYARLFLERMERPDVDAISEIPPALALRQKNTIKNARSTVGTVTEISDYLRLLFATVGHTICPQCGGEVSRDTVESAGARILDEPGLYVVLAPFEAGSRSIADAAGYLIANGYHRLYANDAITETTEFAARAIAAEAQNGSAPPPNSPMMVVVDRISVSGEGESERVREALEKAFYLGGGRARAVRVERDNGNTHSVGALDFDRRFNCSRCATAFTEPTTALFSSNSPIGACPECEGFGRTVELDLGKVLPNPKLSMRNGLVAPWRTPAYREMNERMLKLARRRKIRTSAPFGEMTDEERAWLLDGDPGPRAKWDEDKWPGVRGFFKWLEGRRYKTHVRILLAKYRRFVTCPACGGAKLKRDALNVLVDGLSIAGVGRLSIRDLALWLDKIGSIPEVATRAAVVIRELRNRVGYLVEVGLGYLTVERQARTLSGGEAQRIHLASALGSLLVGTLYALDEPTVGLHAADARRLLAVLHSLRDFGNTVIVVEHDPAMIAGADYVVELGPGGGSEGGELTYSGPPAKANLDSMAASPGRVLLMRALAKRRKFTRRDPAIRIAGAREHNLAGIDAAIPAGRMVCVTGVSGSGKSTLVEDVLYNNYLRRSGNTSVEPGQCDRIDGFELIGDMVHMGQELPTRSMRSNPATYLKIYDEIRKLFAASPEARRLGVQARHFSFNVTGGRCEKCSGTGTVTIEMHFMADLEVKCEACDGRRFQSHILALRLRDLNITQVLDLTVEDARRFFIHHPAIVKRLDALIAVGLGYIRLGQTTSTLSGGEAQRLKLARFLLADLEPAPAGEHGMHLPRMFILDEPTTGLSSTDIKRLIKVLNRLVAEGNTLVVIEHNLEFIANADYVIDLGPGGGDEGGRIVAAGSPLEIAACEKSETGRELRRLFGLPEHGRQARSALRAAAGA
- the pgeF gene encoding peptidoglycan editing factor PgeF: METLTESSPDLKPVEILRAWPDASICHGFVGRTGGVSTGAFASMNLSYWVGDDERAVDANWERLRREAPDLKLVASLNQVHGNVVHAATRDTAALRPAGDGLVTAEPGVILGVYTADCVPILMVDSKRKIAGALHGGWRGTIADIVGAGVRAMVKMGACASDIAAAMGPSIGNCCFEVDAELGRRFGREIAGARIHTRAGRPGKAYIDLRAVVRDQLERAGLAAANIASVGPCTRCASDRFFSRRAAGGDATGLQMSFVGFAE
- a CDS encoding RluA family pseudouridine synthase gives rise to the protein MPDAAPLQGAIKERLDRYLVRTGLASSRRVAQELVERGMVRINGRRSKKSEIVGAEDRVEVAAADRHAAIEPNAGLALEVIHEDAAVIVVNKPGGVPCHPIQAGERDTVMNAVVARFPDTASAGEKPLEGGLVHRLDNGTSGALLIARNRGAFEKLRDAIAAGRIVRRYEALVAGSLERKIQIDAPIAHHAKNARKMVVGDPSSASPKRAGRAASTLAEPIRRVGEFTLLSVAPKTGSRHQIRVHLASLGHPIVGDTLYGGPAIATLAHGRFWLHLCEVAFDSPAVGHVKVIAPIPPDLKKLID
- a CDS encoding TolC family protein — encoded protein: MSRNKWVSFAMLAISVLLLGASIGFAQDQLKVTGSPPTTPLPPPNLTGPIQMQSLPVGPQTPPQASVPPSASNQFEHHDDLLNLPRIFAHQWSLTREIAPENVISQRYLRSESPTARGLTLKEAIYIAMQNNPSLKAAELDPVASMETVREANGTFDPNLTAQGDVEKSVVPVTSPFQTGAAGGFVQKFYDWNFGLNKVSSVTNGTWGVTFNNDRALSNSLFAGVNPAYTPSLELSLSQPLLQNFGWQFATINVRIAESGQKQAQWTYGQALQDFVQKIGGDYWNVVLAEENLEVARAALTFNLDLVRQNAISVKVGTLAPINLQEAQSAAATAEANVYTAEANLKNSRTQLRQDVMLNPYRTFIPEEIQPLTRPNPQEQIVVDEERALELGVQYLPSLGSMREAIRDALLQVKYSENQVLPQLNLGAQFGLTSVSGFTPCMKPLGVPSPGKAGSGNCTPAGYALDAGSKAPFGGIYGDSLDRLWGFSYYNYAAVLTFQMPLDNAVPRAALAQARVQYEQQRVLYRAALSQAVVNVESAISNLYADQKRAAATASATYYARQALHDEQVMFRVGMATTHDLLQYQEEEVSAEGNQVQAEVDLENAKLALAHSDGTILQQFQINWEVQNPHEVPWYAAF